ATTCCACCGTGCCGGGCCCGCCGTCCTGCTCCAAGGGCACGGCAACCGGATCGGACGATGACAGGAGATCGGCGTAGGCAAGCGACGCCTGCGCCCCCGAGAAGGTCGGGCTGTCGCTTCCCGAACCGTCGACCAGCCCGAGAAAGTCCCAGATGGTTCCGAAGCCGATGGTGTGCAGCATTTCGTGCACTACGATGTCGTCCCACAGCCCGGCGTCGTAGTAACTCTGCGCATCGGCGCTGTCGAATTCCATGACGCCGACCGCCGGAAGGTAGCCACTGGTCCGCACCGCCGTCGGCCCCGCCTGACCGAGGATGAAGCCCTCGCCGTCGATGTAGGTCAGCGTGGCGGAGATCAATATGTCGTCGATGATGTCGCCGCGATAGAAGACGTCCGGAATATCGCCGAGGATCGTGTCGCTGATCCAATCAGCCGCCCAAATGAAGGCGCCCTGCAAGTCGGCGGTCCAGGTGCCGTCGAACTCGATCAGGATATTGTAGCCGCCCGGATCGCCGCTGAGATATTGGGAAACGACATCCGGGTCGGGGACGACCGGATCTTCGCCGCCCTTGCCGCCGCCCTTGCCGCCACCGTTGCCACCGCCACCGCCGCCGCCGCCCGGGTTGTCCGGCTTGGCGAGGGACGTGAAATCGAGAAAGGTCAGTTGCCCCGCCGCCGCGCTCTCTCCCGGCGCGGGCTCGCTTCGCGCAAGCAAGGAGAGGAAACCATCGTCGCGAGCCTCTTCCGGCAGTGCGAAAGGCGCCAGTGTTTCGATAGCCCCCAGGGCTTCGCTGCCGCTCAGCAACTCGATCACCGCACCCGGCTCGCTCAGTGGCGGCGGCGCTGCGTGGCTATGCGCCTCGGCCGCGGCATTGGCCGCCACCTCGGGCGCGTCATCCCAGACCCCGATCATCGGAAACGGAGGCTCCGCGATCAGCACCACCGCGTCGTCGAGGGTGAGTTCCGAAGGAAGCTCGCCATCGGGTTCGATCACCACGGCCGTGTCTGCATCGAGGATTCGCTGCAACTGCCCCTCGGCAAGCACGGCAGAGAACAAATGATCTTGCAGAACCACGGACGCAAGGGTGGAAGCGCCCTCTCCGGAAAACTCCGTGCCATCCGCAGCAACGGCGCCTTCCAAAGTTCCGATTGTCGTTTCGTTATCGGGAGTCGGGGTCGGTCGGATCGCCATGGTCGCGCCCTCGGCTGAGCGTTGGAGGGGAGCGGCGCTCCCCCGGTTTCCATTGACCCCAACTGAATAATATCAGCAATTCGTCTTACATTGTAGTTAATGAGTCGCGTCATCAGAAGAGGACGCCAGCAAGACAATAAGAAATCAGAAATAAAGCAACCGCCGGGCGCAACAAGACCATCGGCTCGCCGCATCCTAAGCGCAAAACCCGCGGGCCGCGCCTCGCGGCGCCCGGTCGCCGCACACCGCTATGCCTGCAGCCCAGTGGTATGACGAACGATCCACTCATGCTTTTTGTTGAACACTTTCCCTCTACCTGAGGCTGCGCAAAGCCGCTACGCTCAAGCGATAACGACAAGACAACGGGAGGATAGTTCAGATGCGTATGGTCCTACCTGCTGTATCGCTCGCCGCCCTGGTACTGACGACGCCGGCCCTGGCGCAAAGCAACCTGGAAAAACTCGGCCAGTTCAAGACCACGGGCGTCACCGAGTTCGAAGTCATCGAACAGAGCGGCCCCTATGCCCAGGGCATCCGCGAAACCCTGAAGCGGATCAAGCTGCCCAGCGGCTTCAAGATCGAACTCTACGCCGTGGTGCCCGACGCCCGTCACATGGCGGTCGGCCCGCAAGGTATCGTGACCTTCGTCGGCACCCGCAAGACCCAGGCCTGGGCGGTCACCGACCGCAACAAGGACCGCGTCGCGGACGAGGTGAAGAGCTTCGCGCCCTCGATCGGATTCAAGATTCCGAACGGCCCCTGCTTCTCCGAAGACGGTTTCCTCTACATCGCGGAGCAGAACCGGGTCCTGGTCTACCCGGCGGCGGAATTCTTCTATGAGAGTCCCGACGTCGCGGCTTTCGAAGTGGTGCCGCAAGGCAAGTTGGTCCCGACGGATGAGGAAAGCTACAACCACACCGCACGCGTCTGCGCCATCGGTCCGGACGACAAGCTCTATATCGCGCTGGGTCAGCCCTTCAACGTGCCGCCCCCCGAGAAGCTGGACCTCTACACCCGAACCGGTATCGGCGGGATCATCCGCATGAACCGCGACGGATCCGACCGCGAAGTCTACACCTACGGCGTCCGCAACTCGGTCGGCCTCGACTTCAACCCCGCCAACGGCGAGTTGTGGTTCACCGACAATCAGGTCGACGGCATGGGTGACGACATCCCGCCGGGCGAATTGAACCGCCAGACCGCCAAGGGCCAGCACTTCGGCTTCCCCTGGTACGGCGGCGGCGATACCCGCACCAACGAGTATGCCGATTCCGAGCCGCCGGCCGACACGGTCTTCCCGGCGGTCAATATGGTGGCCCACGCCGCCGACCTGGGCATGCATTTCTACCGGGGCAGCCAGTTCCCGGCGAAATACAGGAACGGCATCTTCTCGGCCCAGCACGGCTCGTGGAACCGCACCACGCCGGTCGGCGCGCGGGTGATGTTCACCGCGGTCAACGAGGACGGCACGGCCGGCGAGACGGAGGTCTTCGCCGATGGCTGGATCGATGAAAACGGCGAGTATCTGGGACGGCCGGTCGACGTCGTCGAACTGCGTGACGGGTCGATCCTGGTCTCCGACGATCTGGCCGGCGCCGTCTATCGTATCTCCTACGGAGAGTAAGCCGGAAACTTGCTTTCGCGGCGGCCGGTCCGGTCCCGGCCGCCGTTCCGGCCTTTACGGGAAGAGTTCCGAACGTATGACTGCGAAGAACACACCCCTGTTGCTGCTCGTAACCGCGGCCCTGGCCGCTGCCCTCTGCGCGCCGGCCCTGGCCGCCGATCCCGCCGCCGGCCGCAAGAAAGCACGGCAGTGCCAGACCTGCCACGGCATCGACGGCGTCGCCCGGATCCCCATCGCCCCGCATATCGCCGGCGAGAGCCAGATTTATCTGGAGAACCAGCTCAAGGCCTTCCGCTCCGGCAAGCGGGAACACGAGATCATGTCGGTGGTGGCCAAGGGCCTGAGCGACGAGGACATCTCCGATCTCGCGGCGTGGTACGCCTCGATCAAATTCACCGTAACCCTGCCGAAGTAAGGACCCAAGCGGCCCGAACCGGAGGCCGGAAAGGAAAACGGCATGCGATGCCGGAGGAACATCGCATGCCGTGGAGCGGCCGAAATCCCGGGGGCGTAGGCCGGCCGCAAGTTACCCTGGAACCAGACGCTTGGGGTGCTACTGGGCGCCCAGGGTGACACCCGCCGGCGGGGAAGCCTCCAGGCGGGAATCGGCGACGTGACGGATCAGCGGCCAGTTGTTCTCGGCGCCCCTCAGGAAGCCGGGAACGTTCTCCTTCCACTTGGCCTGAACGTCCTTGTTGAGGTTCAGGTAGAGCTTGTCGTCGACGACGGCCCAGGCCTGGGGATCGCCGTCGAACTTGCGGCCCATGGCCGTGCCGAAGGCGCAGAAACCGCCGTACTGCGGGGCGTACTTGCCGGGATTGGCGGCGAAGAGGTCACGGTGCTCGGCGCTGGCGAAGCGGTAGGTCGCCCCGTCGTGCTCGGCCGAGTAGCGGCTGTCGCCGGCGACCGGCTTGCCCTCGGTGAAGTAGGCGACCACGTCATAGCCATGGACGGCGTAGCCATCGACGATGTTGATTTCCTCCGCCGCGGACACGACCTGTGTCATGCTCGGCACGGTCGCCCCGGCCATGACCAGCGTCAGCAGGGCGCCACGGAGGGCTTTGTTGATGTTCGGCATAACTGTTCACTCCGAATTGGTTTTTCAGCACTCACTTTCGGGGCCATCGCCCCTTGACCAGAAGCTAGTCATACGGATTTGATCTTTTGTCCGAAGAAACACGCCAATCGTCCGAAGTCCCCACGCCCGAAGCCACCGCGCCCGAAATCACCGCGTCCGGAGCCAGCGAGGCCTTCCCCTGGCTGACCCGGCGCAGTCTCAGCGCCAGCGTCTTCTTTTCCGGTCCGCTGTGCGGCGCCGCCGACTATCCCGACGACGGCCCTCAGGGCCATCTCCACCTGGTCCAGCGCGGGCCGGTAACCCTGCATGCCGCCGGCAGCGCGCCGCAGCGCATCGAGAGTCCGAGCCTCATCCTCTTTGCCCGCCCCTGCCGCCACCGCCTGGAGACCGAAGAACAGGCCGGAGCCGATCTGGTCTGCGCCCGCCTGACCTTCGAGGGCCCGGAGGCCGACCTGCTGCTGCTCGGCTTTCCCGAGCGCCTGGTCATCGCGCTGGACGACCTGGAAGGTTTGGAGCCGGTGCTGAACCGGCTCTTCGACGAGGCCTTCAACCGGACCTTCGGCCAGGAGGCGGCAGTGGATCTACTGATCGAACTGCTTATGGTCATGCTGCTGCGCCACTGCGTCACCCGCGGCCTGACGCAGAGCGGCCTGCTGGCCGGGCTGGCGGACCCCAAGCTGGCGCGCGCACTGGCCGCCATGCATCAGGCGCCGGAAGACGACCTGCCCCTGGAGCGCCTGGCCGCGATCGCCGGCATGTCGCGCTCCACCTTCGCCGCCGCCTTCAAGGCGCGGGTCGGGCTCTCGCCGGGTGACTATCTGACCACCCTGCGGATGACCGTGGCCCGCCAGGAACTGCTCGCCGGCCGCCCACTGAAAGCCGTGGCGGCGGAGGCCGGCTACAGGAGCCCCACTGCCCTGGCACGCGCCTTCCAGCGCCAGTTCGGCTGCGGCCCGCGCGAATGGCTGGCGCAGCAGCGCTGAGACCGGCCGGGACCCGAAAATACGGCTGTTTTCCGCGGTTCCCCGGCTCCCTCGTAAGAGTTTCGATTCCTCATCCCGTGGCGGTAAAATACCGCCCATGTCCTGGTCCTGGCGATATCACCTGACCGCCGCCCTGGGGACGGCGGCCTTTCTGGCCGCCGGCGCCGCCGCGGCACTGGAGCCGCCGGCGCTGGAGGAGTTGGAGACCCTGCTGCGCGACCTCGGCTTCGACCCGGGCGAGGTGGACGGCGTGGTCGACGAAGACACCGTCGCCGCGATCCGCCGCTACCAGGAGTTCGCCCTTCTGCCCGGCGATCCGGAACCCAGCGAAAAACTGCTGAACGAACTGCGCGGCGTCACCGCCGCCTTTGCCGCCCTGAACGCGGGCAAGGAGAAGCCGCCGGCCACCGCCCCGGCGCCCGAGGTCCCCGACCTGGGGGCAGGCGCGCCGAGGAACGGCGGGGCGCAGAACCTGCCCACCCCGGTGGCCGAGAAAGTCATCGTGCCGCCGCCCCCGCCGCCACCCAAGCTGAAGCCCCTCGAAGCAGCCC
The sequence above is drawn from the Pelagibius sp. CAU 1746 genome and encodes:
- a CDS encoding leishmanolysin-related zinc metalloendopeptidase; this encodes MFSAVLAEGQLQRILDADTAVVIEPDGELPSELTLDDAVVLIAEPPFPMIGVWDDAPEVAANAAAEAHSHAAPPPLSEPGAVIELLSGSEALGAIETLAPFALPEEARDDGFLSLLARSEPAPGESAAAGQLTFLDFTSLAKPDNPGGGGGGGGNGGGKGGGKGGEDPVVPDPDVVSQYLSGDPGGYNILIEFDGTWTADLQGAFIWAADWISDTILGDIPDVFYRGDIIDDILISATLTYIDGEGFILGQAGPTAVRTSGYLPAVGVMEFDSADAQSYYDAGLWDDIVVHEMLHTIGFGTIWDFLGLVDGSGSDSPTFSGAQASLAYADLLSSSDPVAVPLEQDGGPGTVESHWDEETFDNEIMTGYIDGSNEMSSVTVASLSDLGYETVDWGDFTAFTV
- a CDS encoding PQQ-dependent sugar dehydrogenase; the protein is MVLPAVSLAALVLTTPALAQSNLEKLGQFKTTGVTEFEVIEQSGPYAQGIRETLKRIKLPSGFKIELYAVVPDARHMAVGPQGIVTFVGTRKTQAWAVTDRNKDRVADEVKSFAPSIGFKIPNGPCFSEDGFLYIAEQNRVLVYPAAEFFYESPDVAAFEVVPQGKLVPTDEESYNHTARVCAIGPDDKLYIALGQPFNVPPPEKLDLYTRTGIGGIIRMNRDGSDREVYTYGVRNSVGLDFNPANGELWFTDNQVDGMGDDIPPGELNRQTAKGQHFGFPWYGGGDTRTNEYADSEPPADTVFPAVNMVAHAADLGMHFYRGSQFPAKYRNGIFSAQHGSWNRTTPVGARVMFTAVNEDGTAGETEVFADGWIDENGEYLGRPVDVVELRDGSILVSDDLAGAVYRISYGE
- a CDS encoding cytochrome c, translating into MTAKNTPLLLLVTAALAAALCAPALAADPAAGRKKARQCQTCHGIDGVARIPIAPHIAGESQIYLENQLKAFRSGKREHEIMSVVAKGLSDEDISDLAAWYASIKFTVTLPK
- a CDS encoding YHS domain-containing (seleno)protein, which codes for MPNINKALRGALLTLVMAGATVPSMTQVVSAAEEINIVDGYAVHGYDVVAYFTEGKPVAGDSRYSAEHDGATYRFASAEHRDLFAANPGKYAPQYGGFCAFGTAMGRKFDGDPQAWAVVDDKLYLNLNKDVQAKWKENVPGFLRGAENNWPLIRHVADSRLEASPPAGVTLGAQ
- a CDS encoding AraC family transcriptional regulator; translated protein: MSEETRQSSEVPTPEATAPEITASGASEAFPWLTRRSLSASVFFSGPLCGAADYPDDGPQGHLHLVQRGPVTLHAAGSAPQRIESPSLILFARPCRHRLETEEQAGADLVCARLTFEGPEADLLLLGFPERLVIALDDLEGLEPVLNRLFDEAFNRTFGQEAAVDLLIELLMVMLLRHCVTRGLTQSGLLAGLADPKLARALAAMHQAPEDDLPLERLAAIAGMSRSTFAAAFKARVGLSPGDYLTTLRMTVARQELLAGRPLKAVAAEAGYRSPTALARAFQRQFGCGPREWLAQQR